Proteins from one Malania oleifera isolate guangnan ecotype guangnan chromosome 4, ASM2987363v1, whole genome shotgun sequence genomic window:
- the LOC131152931 gene encoding large ribosomal subunit protein uL30y-like: protein MVEEVKGGMVVPESVLKKRKRNEEWALAKKQDQEASKKKSAENRKLIFSRAKKYAKEYEEQEKELIHLKREAKLKGGFYVNPEAKLLFIIRIRGINAMHPKTRKILQLLRLRQIFNGVFLKVNKATMNMLHRVEPYVTYGYPNLKSVRELIYKRGYGKVNKQRIALTDNSIIEQTLGKFGIICIEDLIHEILTVGPHFKEANNFLWPFKLKAPLGGLKKKRNHYVEGGDAGNREDYINELIRRMN from the exons ATGGTTGAGGAGGTCAAAGGAGGTATGGTGGTTCCTGAATCAGTgttgaagaagaggaagaggaatgAGGAGTGGGCTCTTGCAAAGAAGCAAGATCAAGAAGCATCAAAGAAGAAGAGTGCAGAGAATCGCAAGTTGATTTTCAGCAGAGCCAAAAAGTATGCAAAGGAGTATGAGGAGCAG GAAAAGGAGCTGATCCATTTGAAACGTGAAGCAAAGCTTAAGGGAGGGTTTTATGTTAATCCAGAAGCCAAGCTGTTATTTATTATCAGAATACGAGG GATCAATGCCATGCATCCAAAGACCAGAAAGATTTTGCAGCTCCTGCGCTTAAGACAG ATATTTAATGGTGTGTTTTTGAAAGTAAACAAAGCTACTATGAATATGTTGCATAGGGTTGAGCCTTATGTGACTTACGG GTACCCAAATTTGAAGAGTGTGAGAGAATTGATTTACAAGAGAGGTTATGGGAAAGTAAACAAGCAGAGAATTGCTTTGACTGACAATTCCATTATTGAACAG ACACTTGGTAAGTTCGGAATTATTTGCATTGAAGACCTGATCCATGAGATCTTGACTGTGGGACCCCACTTCAAGGAGGCAAACAATTTCTTATGGCCTTTCAAACTTAAGGCACCACTGGGTGGCCtaaagaagaagagaaaccaCTATGTTGAAGGAGGTGATGCTGGAAATCGCGAGGATTACATCAACGAGCTCATTAGGAGGATGAATTAG